DNA from Diabrotica virgifera virgifera chromosome 10, PGI_DIABVI_V3a:
tattcCCCTTAGCATTACTtttctttttatactttttttgaaaattcatcaCTTTGATGGCtgctatttttgttttttgtataattatttaaaacaatattacacataatttttataatagcagaataaactttgaaggcattttccccacattcacactcaaattcaaaatttaaatgaAAGCCTTCATGTTGTAAACTTTTCATTACCAAACATGATAACAGCTTCAGGTGACAATTGtgctgcaaaaataatttttcaagatTGGGACTATTTATAATAAATTCGAATGTTGGCcgatttaaattgattttttaatatgttatagcctgattctttaacaatacccctgtaataatattgttgctaaataagtaaattttcattgtatatataccgggtgtacgaattaaactgtctttttttctcaaagttcgcaccaccctatggaatattcattctaagggactttcggccctcggtgataaagtaatctttcattttgcgtttaaatttttcaaaaatacttattagatttttcaagattcgaaaaaaatgattacatttaaaatacattgaaaattttgacaggcgtcaaaattttgcgttactttccctttaaagtttgtcgcacttatttagaaacaccctgtattgataaaagaCATATTATCTAAttgttaaagtagctaacttttttttattatccaacataagcgaatgaataaaaaacagaatgttaagaaaacctgaggctatagttgggttttaatttcactattttataaatgcccgttatacaataaaaaaattaactgcttagcaacaatattattacagcgctattgttaaagaatcaggctataacatattaaaaaaatcacttgaaatgggccaacaggtttagtaaatataagacatcaaaaatgacaaaaattttaagtggacgcatttctatatgcacgtaagtttatataaaaatatattatactataaaatatattatattgaactaaaatcatcttaatacataccttttaatattctttataatttggagcacgaaatattgtaaaatgtttgagtttttctgtaaatacagtgaatattatttaaaaacatttaaaaataaatgagaacTCTCAGAATTATCCGGTCTACgcttagatgttgccaagtttcaacttcatggcttgtaaagtaaaggtggctcgttgaaatttggcaacatctattggtagaccgattaattctgacagttctcatttgtttttaaataattttcactgtatttacagagaaactgaaatattttacaatatttcgtactctaaattataaagaacatttaaaagtatgttattaagatgattttagttcaatataatatatttttatataaacttgcgtgcatatagaaatccgtcgacttaaaaattttgtcatttttaatgtcttatatttcctaaatctgttggcagatttaagtgattttttaatatgttatagcctaattcttttacaataccgctgtaataatattgttgctaaccagttaaatttttatggtgtaccgggcatttataaaatactgaaattaaaacccaactatatagactccggttttcttaacattctgttttttttattaattcgcttatgtttaacaactagatttgttctttatcaattcagcgtgtttctaaataagtgcgacaaacttttgagtggaaaggaacaaaatgtaaaattttgacgcctgtattttaaatgtaatcatttttttcgaatcctgagaaaactaataagtatttttgaaaaatttaaacgcagaatgaaagattactttattgccgagggcagaaagtatcttagaatgaataaaatgttttttttaatgacatatttgaaactaaaaatcacattaaattttcttaatttttcacccctgtaacttattaaaataaacatagaagttttcagggactttcggccctcggtcctaacgtaatctttcattctgcgtttaaatttttcaaaaatacttattagttttcttaggattcgaaaaaaatgaatcccgtttatattcttattgctttttttgtataataaacgttactttacaaggaattacttttaatattattttgtacaaacttctaattaataatattttcttattcgactcaaaaaatactataaattttaccagaatttgtactttaaaatcgtagtttcgaaagcggtagtccgaaagtcggactacggacgtcatcaattgcgactttgcctttttctcttcatggcttgtaaagtaaaggtggctatggtcccacggtgagaatagtagatggccagactgagctgtaaaatattgcGCAGCAACAGTCCggccatctactattctcaccATGGGACCCATCTTCGCGCTgatttttactgctcttacggcggccGTGAAAAACCGGCCGTGTGGCCAAACGCTTATAGTAGACAGAATTTGATTTTCACAGAACGAAATATTTAAAtctgacagtgttgccatgtgatTATAATTGTATGTAATTACGTTGTAGGCTTCAAACATACAGAGAGAGAAAGCTTTGAAAACTACATTTTTATCACATTATTTTATGGATTCTGCTATTTTTTGATTTATATAAAACATGAACGAATAAATATTTGTTGCTCGTTTTGATATTAACTgcagttaattattaaaaaatttttttggcaattgCCCTGATAGATTTGTGGATAGATCTGGCAATAGAGTCAGACCCTTTGAATTTGcctttttctttgaaattataCTGGCCAGAATTATCTGCAATTCCTATTAATTGTAAAGAGAAAATACAGAAACAATTATATACTCCTAATTATAAATAGGACCACAAATACCGCAAAACAACTAAATCAAAGTATATTTCGAAATTTAAAATTCCCGCGTATATCGCTACCACTTGATTGGCCTGAATTCACCTGATTTGTTTGCGTAACAGCAACAAGTCTCTGCAAGTACAtcataaatcaaagtttaatcCGTAAATTCAATATTCCCGCCGTTTTTGCCACCATTTGATTGGCGTGGAAAGTAGTGACCTGATTTGTTTTCATCCTTTTCAGCAGTTTTCACGATTCACGAATCACGAAAAGAAATAAGTAAACACTAGAATGCCGGTAAATACTGCTGCGTCGCGAAAATCAAAGAATTTCAGGAAACATTATTAAAAACTTGTTAATTCTTAAAAAGTCAATTAAAAAAGTGATACTGTGtatcttttttaaaaaatgtttgaatgTACCTAATGTATAATAACTATGTCAGTATTTCCATATTAACTTTTCTCCTAAGTATATAGAAGCTATACATAGGAGTATAGGAGTCTCCTAGAGGGGTATGTATAATTGATTTTTGTGCATGTGTGTAATATGATGCTTTAAAGATGTAGATAATTTGTTAtacatttttcttaaaaatttttagatttaTATGTTAAATCTAAACTCTCAAGGAATATAAGGTTGTatgtatacatttttaatgtcttattaTACCtagtacataataatatatgttgtGTAGGAAGATTAATGGCAATGAAATTTAAGTTGTTTTGGAATCTGTTGTTTCATCAGTTGTTTGATCTGTTGTCATCACCTATTTCCAGATTATTGTAAATCTTTAAGGAGACACAAAGATCATTTAGATTTTTAAGTATTTGGTCTACTTATAGAAACAGAGCCTGAACAAGCTAGCTAGAGCAATCAAGtcacattcaattttttttactctAAGGAGATTTACtctaattttttgatatttttttttaattttctaataaGAGTGAGGTTGTTGATTTCATGCTGTAGTAGGTATTTTGATTCAGGTTGCCTCATTCGCTTTCAAGATGACAAGATTTCAAGTTTCAGACGCCAGATTCGTGGGTTTTTCGTGTCGTTGCACCTTGTCATTGGTTAGAAATTAATTTGTAATATAGAATATATAATTTCTAACCAACGACAAGCTGCGATGACACGAAATGCCCATGAATCAGGCGTCAGAAACTTAAAATATCATCTTCAAAATGGATGAACTATAGTATTGGTTTATTTTAAAATTGGTATACTATAATAGATCCTTAACAACTGTTTGTAGAGTTTGGATGCCATCTTACcatatatacctcgtccaatttacttaccgttgcacgtcatccgcgccatagcctgtgacacgataccaacacgaaatatctagacggtaggtgtgttcccctttagaatcattttgattctaaaaaagaacacacccaccgcctaaatatttcgtgttggtatcgtgtcacaggctatggcgcggatgacatgcaacggtaagtaaattggacgaggtataagTGGATAAGATCTTACCAATACTTAAATCAAACCTAAGGGTTTTTTGATTCATGTTTTGTGTGATCTCAGAttgtacagtacaacctgccatatccggacctccccatatccggacggttctgccgtcCTCATCTACCGAAATATACTGAGAAAGTCAGTCCTGCTGTTGTACAACACACCCTCTCATCTCGACCCAAACGAACTAGAAGATGGCAAAATAATGTAATATAggatctataaaacgtgtctatcgacgaaagttattgacggcgttgattactggaatgtatgaaggagaaaacgtttcagagactataaaagaagtggaCTTGATTGATATCcagattttttcatatccggatcggtctgtcgccacattgatccggatatggcaggttttactgtacttctTTAAGGATAACTAGTTGAATTGTTTCTCTTCCAATATTTCTTCTAACACATTCACTGCTAACTTGTTGTGAGAGTTGATATCCAGGAGCATTAAAAATATATCGTCATCAttataagtggctcgacaatccgttgtggatcttggcctgctcacaaagaaCTCACCACTCCTGTCATTCTTGGTAAAAATATATGGTCATTTAAAATCAACAGGTTACTGTTCCCGATCTGTCATGCGCATCTACTAAAGTATCACTTTGACTTCAATTGGAGTCATGCACAGAGACTGTGTTAAGTTGTTCACAAACTTCTTGATGAAGGTGCCaacttttataaatattatttcatttGATACAACTTCTatactttttattttatagttttttttactttttcatTTAGTTACAGCTTCTATATTCATTTGGTGGAcatattctttttctttcatTACCCTGTCCAATTATCAAACATTggcaatcatcatcatcatcatcaacttgTATGcatccactgctgaacatagatCTCCCTGTGCTCTTTCCATTTGTCTCTGTCTTGTCTGCTTGCATCCACTTACTAACAACATTGAGAATCATATTGCcaataaatttaaaatagaaGTAGGTTGAATGCTCAAATATATGAAATCcaataataaatttgtttacaTCTGCTCGAAAAAAGATTATGGATGACTCTCAGTGAGATTTCGGAGCCAGTATGTTCTTCAGTTTCGGCGTCTTCTTCTGGCGATCTGGTTCTGTATTATTAGGTGTAGAAAGTTATACCTATCTGATTGTTTCATTACATGgccgaaatattgtaactttcgaatTTTTATTGCTTTGTTATTTCTGTGCCCTTTTTCATTCAGTGTAAAACTATTTCATTTCTTATTAGATCAACCCAACTTATCCACAATATTCAATAGTAGCTCTACATCTCAAATTTTTTCATTAGTGTCTCTGTAAGGGTCCGACTCTCCACACCATAAAGCAATGTGGAGAATATGTAGCAGCTTTTAATCTATTTTTAAGGTTTAATATAATATTTCGATTCCGCTTCTGTCATGTTCTGACCAATTCGTATGTTTACACCTTGAAATCAAATGATTgcataattttatattcacctgtatattaaactaaataaattaaacatattaatcTTTTTTAGAACACCCAGATCTACTAGCAGTTAAATAGTACCTATATCTGTGAtaataattaccaataattaataattttaaaatgcgaGAAACAAACGAGGTAAGTGAtgaatatatttataaaaaataaaaacatcttCATAAAAATGAATACCCATCACAGTTCTACTGTACTCTTTTTATGTCTGTTTCATTTTAATCTTCTTTCTGATTCATACAGACGTGACATATGGCATGAATTGCTAATTGTTATATTATCATTCTTGGTTTGTAGGAAGGTGACCAGAAAAGAAGTGACCAGCTGAAGTGTCCACCACTAGTACGTAAACAGAGTACAAGAAAAACTTTTAGAGATCCTAACAAAGAAAAACCCAAACCAGCATATGTGAATACTATTGGTAAGTTCTTTGTACTCATGCAATATTTATAGACTGTAAATGATAAATTCCGATATAAAATAAAGGACTATACTAGAATTGTGTAAATAAAACCTGTATTTATATAATTAATTGAATTACATTCTATatggttattttttttttagtggAACTAAATTCACATTATGATACGACATTGGAAACTTCCTATTTTAATCAGATATACCCTTCACATAGTTATATAGGAGAGGGTAGTTTTGGACTGGTTTTTAAAGGAAGAAATAAATTTGACCAAAGGACCTATgcaattaaaaaactaaaaagcACAACAAGTACCAGAGAAAGGTATGCAGAGATTAATAATAATGAGAAGGTAGGAAAACATCCGAATCTTGTTGAGTATTTCATGGCCTGGGAAGAGGCCAGCGAGTTATATATGGTCATTGAAGCATGCCAGGTTAGTCTTGCagattatgcaagaaaaaatgttgtaAAAGAACCATTACTGTGGGATTCCCTACATGATACATGTAAGGCTTTGGAATACCTACATGATAAATCTTTGATCCACCTGGATGTTAAACCTAGTAATATAATGATACATGGTATCACTTTCAAGTTAGCAGACTTCGGTACCTTAATAGATATGAACTTGGtaagttttcaaaaatatatatattttgagTATTGTGTATATGTTATGGCATTTCGTAGATATGTATGTGTTTAGTGTATGTCTTCTTTGctattacatattaaaaaaatcacttaaatcggacaacagttttaggaatttcgaaacatcaaaaatggcccatttttaaggtggtgcgttaatttctggGAGTAGTGTATATATATTTTGTACTAGTCTATTGCCCACTTTTATGGCATCCTCTATTTTTACTTTTATCCCTTTTTCTGTGAAGTTTTCCATACCTTCTTTCAGAATCTTTGGGccacttatacagggtgtttcattgggaaagtaacatatgttaactgtagaaagaggacaattaggcggtctcaaaaataccatacttaatgggtcttactttaTTAACCTTTTCACTGTGGGAACCGGACATACACGTAAAATAATTTCGGGTCCGTACAACGGGAACCACCTAAATACGGGTAGCCTTTTTCAGCATTCGCTGCGGCAACCGCATGAATCAGATATTGTTTGAGTATTTTAGGTTGTCCATAGAAGAGAGTTAGGCATGTTATATCAAAATttacaatacatttaaaaattcatACATTTCAAGAATCTAACACCAACAAATTAACAGTCACAACCGGGTTGATCAGCACAGGCATGAAACAGCCATACCAGAGACCATACTACTTTTATAACTAGCCGCAGTGAAAAggttaataacaaagatactgggtgttttatctattttgcaattttcttatttggttcataactttttaaccacactctatatttattttatatttggcacgcaaatattatttaaggtgtacaatcaactaatttatttaaaattggaACAAATCCAGGGCCGGactaaaaaatattggaaaaattgtCCCACCCAAAAACAATACCCTgtacgttaaatttttttaaaatagattttgcatttgaaaagatgatgaaaaactaaatttagtggtatactttaaaatttcggcaaaatgatttttctggtcaaattttgaatttgaattctgaaattatgtgaattacgAAAGCTCGAAGTAGAAAACAAATTGAAATAccacttacaacttgttaaccacgctgtatatttattttatatttaacaccgaATATTTTTTAAGGTGTCcaatcatttaatttatttacaattataaaaaatcaaggGCCAGATTAAAAAATATGCGagaaatgttccgacccaaaaaacaccctgtgcattaaatttctttaaaatggattttgcatttgaaataggataaaaaagtaaatttagtggtatactttgaattttcggcaaaattacTTTtcgggtaaaattttgaatttgaatggacagcctaagtctgacgtcacaaatgtcacaaaattgggaggagcttatattggctccaaacaattttgaTTTTAACGTTAAATCgtcaaaagaaatttttcatttatgtgcttagtgtggcaaaataagacttcatttacgtatttcgttaaagaaacgtgttaattaagagatttttattcgtttttgctcaggtggtttttattccttagtgattgaaaataaacataaccttaATACTGTTTTCGTTCTAATCATTGTATTAAATTAACTCACCTGGGCCAAAACGAATAATAATCTCTTAATTGGCACatttctttaactaaatacctaaatgaaaagtcttattttgtcacacaaaccacgtaaacaataaattaaaaattccttatgagtgtttaacattataaacaaaattgtttggagccaaatataagctcctcccaattttgtgacgtcaagacttaggTTGTCCATTCCGAAATTATGTGAGTTGTGAGAGCTCgcagtaaaaaaaaattaaaatgtaacttaattttaattaataccattatggTGTTACGGTATGGTGTTACGGTAAGTGGTGGTACGGTATGGTTAATACCATTATGGTGTTATGGTATACCATTAATTAATACCATTGGTAAaatgtgaacattttagtatttttatattatggcgacaaataattcataacaaatatttacctttaattaatgaataaataataaagagtccacaaaaaatacataactttaatcaatgaactatcttaaaaattaaaaaaacaaaaaaaaattgctgaaaaataacttttggatatctaaaataaaaagtttataacgaggaaataaatagtagggaCGAACTTCTTGACCGGATTCGAGACGCCtttcaagaaatgaagaataaCCCTTTCAAGCctttcaagaaatgaagaaaaagGGGCAAGACTTTGTCTTCAACAAGGTGGTGGCCATTTTGAACAATTATGTACTATAgttatttattcattaattaaaggtgaatactcgttatgaattatttgtcgccataataaaaaacactgaaatgttaacattttatcaatttagattaaataatggtattaattaaagtAAGGTcacattttagttttttttactttaaactctcgcaattcacataatttcagaattcaaattcaaaattttaccagaaaaatcattttgccgaaaattcaaggtataccactaaatttagtttttcattctctttttaaatgcaaaatccatttaataaaaaaaaatgtacagggtgtttttttgggtcggagcatttttccaatattttttaatcccgccctggattttttataattgtaaataaattgtaagttgtatttcaatttttttctacttcaaGCTCTCACAATtcgcataatttcagaattcaaattcaaaattttaccagaaaaataattttgccgacaatttaaagtataccactaaattttatcaaatgcaaaatccattttaaaaaaatttaatctacAGGGTGTTTGTTTGTGTCGGAAAATTTTTCCGATATTTTTTAATCcatacctggattttttacaattgtaaataaattaattaattgcacaccttaaataatatttgcgtgccaaacataaaataaatatacagtgtggttaaaagtTATGAACCGAATAAGAAAATggtaaaatagataaaacacccagtatctttgttattaatgaagtaagacccattaagtatggtatttttgagaccgcctaagtgtcatctttctacagttaacgtatgttactttcccaatgaaacaccctgtatctatCGCATTATTATCTCTGGTGACACCATTTTCAAAATACCGAGTATAATTGTTCCAATTTTGAAAATGGGTTTTCTTCAATTCAAATCCTTTCTGCCATATGAGGTTAATTACtcattttgtttttaatttattttacagCCTCTTGACCGAGAaaaatcaataatatcagaaggAGATGCAAAATATTTGGCACAAGAAGTTCTCAGCGGAGTATACACTCCTTCTTGTGATATATTTGGATTAGGATTGTCTTTATTAGAGTTAGTGTGTCACATCGAACTGCCTGGTAGTGGTCCAGCATGGCACGAACTCAGACAAAGAAAATATCCCCCCGAACTAAACGAAAGTAAGTATTGACTGTTGCagataaaaataatgaaatgttTGCCATCAATTGAGGTAGATAtgttattaaattatattaatatatttgtctTATTCCTTTTTAGGAGCTTCTGATCCGTTAAGAATAATAATTAAACGCATGACAACATTTCGGTATCCTACAAGACCGTCAGCAAAGGAAATATTACAATTCAGCTCCATGAAAGAGGTAGTTAAAAGATTTGAAGACGGACTTAGAAATATTTATACTGTAAGTATTCTAAAACTTCCTTATGTcgtattttgatattttttaagatattgttTTGTATCAGTGGCATAATACAAcagtttcaaaagttatggttcacccaaaaatttttgttattaggTATTAACTATTTTCAGAAGCAACTGTTACTAGataatttataaaacaatatcatGACATTGACAGAtattaatccggtcaacttagacatcaaaatgcttggcaaataacaaaaattaccggagagccaaattttggtggagagctagggtaaaccataacaaataaagtttaaaaagtccccatcgatcccatgtgtgcgtcaaaagttattcggggtcaaaggtcaaaatttgagattttttggatttttttcgaaaacggtaagttttatcaaaaaaaaaacctcaaaccaaagttttagatcttaacattctctacaaaaattgtccttacaatttttttcctaagagttaccactcctgagatatcgcgattttaaaagttactttatacattatatgcacatataagccacgtatatacatatgtggcccttaagacaaatataaatgcctatttgtgtctcttttatatagtatattatactattc
Protein-coding regions in this window:
- the LOC126878500 gene encoding probable protein kinase DDB_G0291842, encoding MRETNEEGDQKRSDQLKCPPLVRKQSTRKTFRDPNKEKPKPAYVNTIVELNSHYDTTLETSYFNQIYPSHSYIGEGSFGLVFKGRNKFDQRTYAIKKLKSTTSTRERYAEINNNEKVGKHPNLVEYFMAWEEASELYMVIEACQVSLADYARKNVVKEPLLWDSLHDTCKALEYLHDKSLIHLDVKPSNIMIHGITFKLADFGTLIDMNLPLDREKSIISEGDAKYLAQEVLSGVYTPSCDIFGLGLSLLELVCHIELPGSGPAWHELRQRKYPPELNERASDPLRIIIKRMTTFRYPTRPSAKEILQFSSMKEVVKRFEDGLRNIYTTENLDDINDGLITEKLTCQNSTENKENISEYLNLPSCSHSEMTGEKEGGSLHVNTTPESNFELLSFIHQDSMLERSKSSTCHIVPKVLFSGEESNAESEDCWTSSSANPAHHFTASNEILAVELDDEENKQRAFHSTPISKCRLNKMSLTFEEDSSQADDI